The following coding sequences lie in one Silene latifolia isolate original U9 population chromosome 5, ASM4854445v1, whole genome shotgun sequence genomic window:
- the LOC141657319 gene encoding cytochrome P450 98A2: protein MTLILLLTIIPISFILIFLAHNLIARLRFKLPPGPKPWPVVGNIYDIKPVRFRCFHEWAQTYGPIISFWLGSKLNVVVSSAELAKQVLKEHDQTLADRHRSRSTARFSKDGKDLIWADYGPHYVKVRKACTLELFTQKRLEALRPIREDEVTAMIQSIFIDCTNSENKGKPLKVRRYIGTVSFNNITRLTFGKRFINSKGELDPLGKEFKGILSSGVRGTKTNFLAEHLPWLRWLLVPLDKEKDEAAIHNARLDRFTREIMEEHAKAKSNNINVAKQHFVDALLSLKDQYDFSEDTMIGLLWDMVIAGMDTVSISVEWALAELIKNPRVQKKAQEELDRVIGQERIMTENDFSSLPYLQALAKESLRLHPPTPLMLPHKAKAHVKVGGYDIPKGSIVYVNVWALGRDPTVWRDPNEFRPERFFEEDVDMKGHDFRLLPFGAGRRICPGAQLGINLVTSMLGHLLHHFDWNPVDGVNPKDIDMTENPGLVTYMSTPLQAVPNPRLPDELYKRVPVDV from the exons atgacccttatattattattaacaaTAATCCCAATTTCATTTATTCTAATATTCCTAGCTCACAACCTCATCGCTCGGCTGCGGTTCAAGCTACCGCCCGGCCCAAAACCGTGGCCGGTGGTGggcaacatatacgatataaaacCGGTCCGGTTCCGGTGTTTTCACGAATGGGCCCAAACCTACGGCCCAATTATATCGTTTTGGTTGGGATCGAAACTAAACGTGGTAGTTTCGAGCGCGGAGCTAGCTAAACAAGTTCTTAAAGAGCATGATCAAACTCTAGCTGATAGGCATAGGAGTAGATCAACTGCTCGATTTAGCAAGGATGGGAAGGATTTGATTTGGGCTGATTATGGGCCTCATTATGTTAAGGTTAGGAAGGCTTGTACTTTGGAGTTGTTTACTCAAAAGAGACTTGAAGCTCTTAGGCCTATTAGGGAAGATGAAGTTACTGCTATGATTCAGTCTATTTTCATTGATTGCACCAATTCAG AGAACAAAGGCAAGCCCCTCAAGGTAAGGAGGTACATAGGGACAGTGTCATTCAACAACATCACAAGGCTTACATTTGGGAAACGATTCATAAACTCCAAGGGCGAATTGGATCCCCTAGGGAAAGAGTTCAAGGGAATCTTATCTAGTGGAGTAAGAGGGACTAAGACAAACTTCTTGGCTGAGCATCTCCCGTGGCTCAGATGGTTGTTGGTACCACTCGACAAGGAAAAAGACGAGGCTGCAATTCACAATGCTCGATTGGATCGTTTCACTCGAGAAATCATGGAAGAACATGCTAAAGCTAAGTCTAACAATATCAATGTTGCTAAGCAGCACTTTGTCGATGCCTTGCTTAGCTTGAAGGATCAGTATGATTTTAGTGAAGACACTATGATCGGTCTTCTTTGG GATATGGTAATTGCAGGCATGGACACGGTATCCATCTCGGTTGAATGGGCCTTGGCGGAGTTGATAAAGAACCCAAGAGTGCAAAAGAAGGCCCAAGAAGAGTTGGACCGGGTTATCGGACAAGAACGGATCATGACCGAAAATGACTTCTCAAGTCTCCCATACTTACAAGCACTAGCCAAGGAGTCCCTAAGGCTTCACCCACCAACCCCTCTGATGTTGCCTCACAAGGCGAAGGCACACGTCAAAGTTGGTGGATATGACATTCCCAAGGGATCTATCGTGTATGTAAACGTTTGGGCATTGGGTCGTGATCCAACCGTGTGGCGTGATCCAAATGAGTTTCGACCTGAACGATTTTTCGAAGAAGATGTTGACATGAAGGGTCATGATTTTCGACTGCTTCCATTTGGAGCGGGTAGACGTATTTGCCCAGGAGCCCAACTAGGTATAAACTTAGTCACCTCAATGTTGGGTCACCTTCTACACCATTTTGATTGGAACCCGGTTGATGGCGTTAACCCTAAGGACATCGATATGACCGAGAACCCGGGTCTGGTTACCTATATGAGCACCCCATTACAAGCCGTGCCTAATCCAAGGTTACCAGATGAATTGTACAAACGTGTGCCAGTTGATGTGTAA